Below is a window of Actinomycetes bacterium DNA.
TGGCCGAAGCTGCGCTCCGTGCGGAGGACGCCCGCGTCCGTCGGGAGGTGGGCGCCCTGTTGGAGGAGGTCGCCGCCTCCCCTGGTATGCCGGAGACGCTCGTTAGCAGCACGGAGCTGCGTTGGGTCGACTTCGCCGTCTCCCAGGGCCTCGTCCAGCGCTCGGTGGTGCAAACTACGGAGGGAGAGGAGAAGCGCTTTCTGTTCACGCCTCACCTTGCTCGGGATCCGTTTGGAGTGCAGCCGGGTGACGCCTCCGGACAAGTACGGCAGCTTGTCGGGTCTATGGTCTACGCTGCAACCTTCGCGAGGGTCCGTCTGCGGAGCCCGGCGGCATTTGTCCGTCGCCTGCTTCAGTACGGCGAGGCGGGCGACGCCTCACCAATCGGGACCGACTACCCGATGCTGGAGACAGGTGGGATCGCTCGCGTCAAGCCGGGCTCGACTCCGGGGAGGTGGCGACTTGAGCTACTGCAGGCCGATGTCGCTGAGGCCGCGCTCGAGATCCTCACCGCGCGCGACTCCAGGCCTGGCGGGAGTGCAACGGAGACCACCGCTGAACTCCGGGGCCAGCGGTCTTACACCCACATCGAGCGAGAGCGGGCGCGCTTGGCGCACAACGCCCCAGTCGACGACGCCGACACGCGCCGTCTTATCGCCGCGCTCCGACAGTCTGTGAGGCGAGGGGTCCGTGGTAGCTGACCAGCGCCTGACGACAGCCGCCGAAGCAGAGCTGAACCTCGGCGCAGCCTCGGCGGACCGACGTCCGCCGAGCCGGGTGGGCCCCGAGGAGCCGCGACCGCCTAGGCAAAGTGGCGGGGCGCCGGAACGGCCTGAGCAGCCTGATCAGACGACTGGTCGCCAAGAGGACGAGCAGGCCGATGCACTACGAACGGCGAAGCAAGACGACGCGAACCGCCGTGACTCTCGTGCCGCCTCCAGCCCACCCAGCTCGGCTCGTAGCCGGCGCAGCTCCCGGCCCGGGAGGGACAGGCCCGCGTCAGCGCCGGATGCCGGCGCTGACCTGGAGAGGCGCGTGGGCCGGGTCGAGTTCGCAGAAGGAGCCCTGGTTCGCCTGCGAGCCCCGGTCCGGGTCAACGCCGAGGCCGGGCGTGACGTGCTCACCGATCTCGACGTGGTGGCCGTCGACATCGACCTGCGCCTGCGAGTCTCCCGCTCAATTCTGGAGTGCAAGAGCGGCCAGGGACAGGCCGGCGAGCCAGACCGGCTGCTCTGGCTGGCCGGGTTACGCCAGTACGTCGAGGCAGACCGCGCTGTTCTCGTGCGGCAGACGGTCAGCAGGCGTGGCCGCGACGTTGCCAAGAGGCTTGACATCCAGGTATTCGACGTGCCAACGCTGGAGAAGCGGGAGGCTGCGCACGCATGGCTCCCGCCGACCTTCGCACACCTGAGCGGTTCTGGTTGCATGAACGCCGAGAGCCGCACAGACATCCAGCTCAGGGGCCTAGGAAACATCCCGGCCGATCTCGTAGCGTTCCTTCGGTACGAGGCGCTTCTGGCCGCTCCGCACCGCGTCCTGCTTACCCTGACAAACTTGCGGGAGGCCCTGGACACGGCGGGAATCCTACCGGACCCCACCGGCAAAATCATCGCAGGCCATGCCCTCGTAGGACTGCTCGTTGCCGCGGTCACCGATGCGCAGGCGCTTGACGCGTTGCCCCCTCAGCGGCTGCAGCAGAGGCTTGAGCTGGCTCTAACCGTCGGTAACCCCGAGGACACCTCCATCCTTGAAGTCCTCGCCGCCGCCGACGAGCTTCTTGGGCACCTCGTCGAGCAGGTTCACGCCCGGTACGTCGAACGAGGTGCTATCCGGCTGGACGTCTCTGTGCCAAACCTTCGTGAGTTGATCGCCGACCCGCCGCCCTGGATCCCTCGCTACCTGGACCTGCTCGACGCGCTTCGGGCGAACCCAGCGGTTGCACGGGACCTGCCGCAGACCGCCGAACTGGCTTGCTTTGACGCACTGGTCGGCGATACCAACTATGAAAGTAGGGCCTTCGACCACTTGTTTACCGCTGAGCACCGCCAGCTCTTGCGCCTGGCGGTCCAGATGCTTCGTGATGTCGCCGGTCCTCTGCTTGTGGGACGACTCAACGGCCTTGCGAACATTAACTTCGACCGCGTCGCGCCCGCCCTTCCGGAACGGCGCGGCACCGCGCCTACGCACCCGTCGGAGCCACCCGAGCTTGCGCGTGAGCCGGATGATGCGAACAACTGAAGATCAGAGCAAGCAGTTGGTTTGGTCGGCCTTGAACTCCCTGAGGGTGCTCATCTGGAATTTCGGTGAGCGCCGTCGTCCCAAGCCCCACTCATGCGGCTCGAAGGACATGATGCACTCACCGGCGAATTGAGGGACATGAAGAGCCTGCCGAACGGTTGGAGGCGATACACGCCACCGCGCTCCTGGGCAGCCCTGCGCAGGCGTCCGTGACTTGTGTCTCCCGTGGTAGCGTCACCTGGTAGAGAAGGTCCCGCGCTGATGCTGCGGCCGGGGCATGGTCGGAGACCTGTCCGGAGGCCCGACGTGGCGATGCCTGCCAGCCCGGCTCGGCGGCCCGATGAGATATAGCAACGGCCCGGCTGCCCGGACCTGTCGCTGCGGAGTGCGCCTTGCGCAGAACAACCCGGGGCCGCTCTGCGCCCCGTGCGGCAAGCAGGCCCACGAGGCGACGCTCCAGCCGCCCGAGGTACCGGAGGCGGCCGAGCAGGCCGGCGATCGCGTGCTCAGCGCCTACGTAATCGCAAGCCGAGGCCGGGTCGCCACGTTCGAGGGAGACCACAAAGAGATCCGCGACGTCGGGTTTGCCGCCATCGACCGGGCTGGCACGGGTAGGCACGTCAGCGGCCGAATGCTCGCGTGGCTGTACACGCTGGAGGCACGTGGTTGCGCGGGGATGGGCGACCTGGCTGCAACAGAGAGAGCGCTCGCGCAGGCTGAGCGGGCTCTGAGTGAGGGTGGCCGGGCCGAGCCTGGCCCAGACATGGACTTCTTCGACTTCACCCGTTTGCGGGCCCTCGCCGGTGAGTGCTACGTGTTCCTCCGCAAGCCCCGGTTGGCAAGGGCCAACCTGGAGGAAACACTCCGGCTGCTGCAGCCAGAGCAGCGCAAGCGCCGTGCGATGGTCGAGCTGGACCTGGCCAGGGCCTACGTGCAGGCTGGGCAGGTCGCGGAGGCGTACGCGCTCGCGGGGCAGGCTCTAGGTGTGGGGGACGACAGCTTCACCGGCCCCTTGGCGCAGCGAGTTCGGGATTTCCAGACCGAGATCGCAGCCCGCCGCTAGTTGCCAGACATGCCCGATGCCGCCTTGCCGAACGGGACGGTCGCATACGTCTCCCAGCGGTACAGGTGGGTGTCACGGCCGAGGACGATGAGCCGCACGGCTCGGAGCGTGACGGCCGCCGATCGCGGCCCCAGGCCGTGCAGGAGCTCAGCATACGGACCGGCCGGTCCATCCGCGTTGCTGTAGGCGAGGCTCACATGCGGCGTGAAGTCCCCAGCGGACTCGGGTACCCGGGCTTCCCCCCACACCTCGGCAATCGCCCCACGTACCGCGCCACGGACCTGCTCAACGCGCGCTGCTGGGGTGACGCGCAGCTTCACCCCTTCAGGGCCGACAACCGCAGGGCCAAGGGTGAAGGCCAATGGTGCAAGGCGAGCGCAGCGAGTCCTGGCAGCGGTAATGATCTGCTGAACATCCCGCTCGGGCACCTCATCGACGAACCCGATGCCCTGCATGGTCAGGTGCAGCCACTCAAAGGGCACCAGGTCAAGGCTTGGTAGCTCGGCAAGGTGAGCTTGGTAGTGCTCGGCCACCTCGCGCAGTGCCGCCTGCCCGTTCGCTGTCGCCTGGTCATCGAAGGTCAGGTGCCAGGTCCAGAACCGGCGGCCGGGCCGCCAGCCGGGCCGCCACCACCAGTGATCACGGATGTGGTCTCGCACGACATCCTCCAATCCAAGCTGGTTCGCCGTGCATACGGCGCTGGCGATGAGCCCTGCCCATATGCCTGTTCTGCATATGCGATGCCAAGGTCAACATAGCTGGTTAGGCATTCTCGGCGGATCTTCTCAGCGTTCCGTTCGTTCCCAGCCGTGACGGAACAGGAGGACCGTCGGATGCACGCGAAAAGCCCTGCCGACCAGGCCGCGTGGGTGCTCCCGGACGACGCGATGGCACGACCGGTGCGCCGCTTCGGCCGGCAATCCCTTCGCCTTACGCTGACAGCTCCTGCTGCACAGCCGGACCTGCGCTGGCACCTTCGGGCCGTGGCGACAGGTCGCGCCCGGCCGCTCGCCAACGACCTGGACGCGCACGTGCGCGAGGCGCTGTTGCTCGGCACTCCATCCATGCGCGGCGCACGGGAGACCGCCCGCACCCTGCGCGGCTGGGCGACCCTTCACGACTACGACGCCCGCGTCAGCACCATCTCCATCGCCTGTCACCCGGCTGGCTTGGCCCTGGTGTCTCCAATCGGCCTGTCACGCTCCCCCATCTACGCCTGCCAGAGGCCGGCAAAGAGGGGTGGGGTTGCGTGACCGGCCGGGATCGCCAGCAGGTGCGGCCCTACCTCGGCAGGGCTGTCCTGGGCGCTCAGGGTCAGGTGGCCGGGATGCCTGCCGGCGCAGGTGGCTCGGGGTCGGCACCCCCCTCCGACCGTCCACGACCCCGGTCGGAACTCGCCGGCCATGTGCCCTACCGGTCACCGCGCCCGCGGGTGCGGGTGCGGCTGGACACCAACGAGAGCCCTTGGCCGCCCCCTGCGGGGCTGCGGGCCGCCCTGGCGGAGCTGGCGGCCGGTCACGACTGGCAACGCTACGGCGACCTCGACGCGGTTGGGCTGCGCGCCCGCCTCGGCGAGGTGCATGGGCATGCGGCCGAGGGGGTGTGGGTGGCCGCCGGCACCTGGGAGGTCCTCCAGCAGGTCCTGCTCGCCTTCGCCGGGCCCGGCCGCAGCGTGGGCATCCGCGAGCCGACCTGGGGTGGCTACCGGCACCTGGCTGCTCTCACCGGCAGCCGGGTGACCGGCGACCGCACCGCCGAGGTGCTGGTGGTCTGCTCGCCCAACAACCCGACCGGGGAGCCGACACCGCTGGCGGTGGTGGCCCAGCGCTGCCAGGCACACCCGGCCAGCCTGGTGGTGGTCGATGAGGCGTACGCGGAGTTCTCCGGCGCGCCGAGCGCCGTCGGGCTGCTTGGCCAGTACCCCAACCTGGCGGTGGTGCGCAGCTTCTCGAAGGCGCTGGGCCTGGCGGACCTGCGCCTTGGTGACCTGCTCGCCCACCCGGACGTGGTAGCAGGGTTGGAGCGGGTGCGGCTGCCCTACCACCCGTCGGGGTTCGCCCAGGCCGCCGGGCTGCTCGCCCTGGACCACCTGGCGGCGTTGCAGGCCACCATCGCCCGGGTGGTCGCCGAACGCCAGCGGGTCGTCGCTGGGCTGCTGGGCCTCCGCGGCCGGGGGGTCAAGCCACGGCCGAGCCAGGCCAACTTCGTCTGCTTCGCGGTCCCGGGGCCGGCTGCCGGGGTGCGGCGGGGGTTGCTGGACCGGGGGGTTGCGGTCCGTGACGTGTCCGACCAGCCCGGCCTGGCCGGCCATCTGCGGGTCACGGTGGGCACCCCGGCCGACAACGACGCCTTCCTGGCCGCGCTCGGCGAGGTGCTGCCGTGAGCGACCACCGCGCGACCGCCGACGGCGACGACCTGGCGATGGCGCGGCTGCTGGCCGATGAGGCCGACCGGCTCAGCCTGGACCTGTACCGCAGCGGCGAGCTGCTGGTGGCGCGCAAGCCCGACGCCAGCGAGGTCACCCAGGCCGACCTGGCTGTAGAGGACCGCCTCCGCGCGCTCCTCGGCACCCACCGCCCGGAGCAGGGCGTGCTGGGCGAGGAGCGCGGCCCCACCGGCAGCCAGCGGG
It encodes the following:
- a CDS encoding aminotransferase class I/II-fold pyridoxal phosphate-dependent enzyme: MTGRDRQQVRPYLGRAVLGAQGQVAGMPAGAGGSGSAPPSDRPRPRSELAGHVPYRSPRPRVRVRLDTNESPWPPPAGLRAALAELAAGHDWQRYGDLDAVGLRARLGEVHGHAAEGVWVAAGTWEVLQQVLLAFAGPGRSVGIREPTWGGYRHLAALTGSRVTGDRTAEVLVVCSPNNPTGEPTPLAVVAQRCQAHPASLVVVDEAYAEFSGAPSAVGLLGQYPNLAVVRSFSKALGLADLRLGDLLAHPDVVAGLERVRLPYHPSGFAQAAGLLALDHLAALQATIARVVAERQRVVAGLLGLRGRGVKPRPSQANFVCFAVPGPAAGVRRGLLDRGVAVRDVSDQPGLAGHLRVTVGTPADNDAFLAALGEVLP
- a CDS encoding 2'-5' RNA ligase family protein produces the protein MAEHYQAHLAELPSLDLVPFEWLHLTMQGIGFVDEVPERDVQQIITAARTRCARLAPLAFTLGPAVVGPEGVKLRVTPAARVEQVRGAVRGAIAEVWGEARVPESAGDFTPHVSLAYSNADGPAGPYAELLHGLGPRSAAVTLRAVRLIVLGRDTHLYRWETYATVPFGKAASGMSGN